The Lachnospiraceae bacterium oral taxon 500 genome window below encodes:
- a CDS encoding RNA polymerase subunit sigma-70 — protein MDDSRIVELYWQRNEAAIRQTSEKYGGRLRSLAYGIVSDRQTAEECENDTYLKAWNAIPPHQPKSYLYAFLARITRHIALNCCRDRSRLKRSAFICELSAELEQCIPAPDNAACRIDDLALANAVNGFLSQLDAEKRNIFIRRYWYLDSVAAIAGRLALSESKVKTTLFRCRRRLREYLEKEGYRL, from the coding sequence GTGGACGACAGCAGAATCGTGGAACTATATTGGCAGCGGAACGAAGCCGCCATCCGGCAAACCAGCGAAAAATACGGCGGCCGTCTGCGCTCTCTGGCCTATGGCATTGTCAGCGACCGGCAGACCGCTGAAGAATGTGAAAACGACACCTACCTGAAAGCATGGAACGCCATACCGCCGCATCAGCCAAAAAGCTATTTGTACGCCTTTTTAGCTCGAATCACCCGGCACATTGCGTTGAATTGCTGCCGCGACCGCAGCCGGCTGAAGCGGAGCGCTTTTATTTGTGAACTCAGCGCCGAACTGGAGCAATGTATTCCGGCGCCGGATAACGCCGCCTGCCGGATTGATGATCTGGCGCTGGCAAATGCTGTTAACGGCTTTCTCAGCCAGCTGGACGCGGAAAAAAGGAATATTTTTATTCGCCGCTATTGGTATCTGGACTCGGTGGCGGCCATTGCCGGGCGCTTAGCGTTGTCGGAAAGCAAGGTAAAAACCACGCTCTTTCGCTGCCGCCGGCGGCTCAGGGAATATTTGGAAAAGGAGGGTTACCGCTTATGA